The genomic stretch gctcagtTAGGAGACTTGCTTGAGTTAAGAGATTTGATTTTGCcagggccaacctgggcaacaagTCTGCCTTGGTAaccctcctttctcctttagGTCTCACCAAATTCCTCACTTCCTCCTGGAGGCCTTTCCCTATTCACCAGATCATGTGGGTCCCTGTGTTCCCACAGCCCATCACCAAAATCCTTGGAAAACACCACTATTCCTTTTATTAGCCTGGATAGGAGCTCTTGTTTTCCCATGTAGCTGTCTCAGCCTGGTGCTCAGTGGGTACTGGCTGAACCCCAACCATGATTCTGAGTCTCTCCCATCAGTTTCTCAGGCCTCACCTGTGAGGTGTCCACGTCAAAAAAACTCTGATAGTAGCTGAATGTCCAGAATCCAGGCTGTGGCTTCTCCTCCTGTAAAAGCTGCAGTGTGGAATTTCAGTGTTTGTCCCTTCAGCCTACTTCAGTCAGGGGGTGGACAGAGGCAAGGAATGGCACTTAGGTGACTCACCGCTGTCttgtccccctcctcctccacctcctcctcgaCTCCATAGCTGCCACCAGAGCCCACAGCCACAACCACGTGCCCCTGTGGGGTCAGCTGATCACTTTTGCTGGTGGTGGCTGCATCTGGGGTCTCAGCCAGAAGATTAGTAGCTTCCTCAAATTCTATAGAGAAGGGAAAATGGGGCACAGGCGTGTTGTGAGGGTCGAAATAATTCTGCTTGGTCCACGGCCCACAGCAGGGGCTGAGGTTCCAACAGCAGCAACCCCAATACTCTCTGGAAACAGGACACAACTTCCTCAGTTCCAGGGCATGGGAAGTAAGACTGTTCCTTTAATCCTAACTTGGGAACGCAACTTAGGGTTGGTCCTGAAATAGGCTCAGGGCCTTGGGACATGAGGACTAAGATCAGGATGGGAGCGCTGTTTGAATGCGGATAGGGCTCATTCCTGAGTCAGGTTTCCAGCCTGGGGTCAGTGTTCACAGCCGCTTGGGATTCGGGTTAAATAAGTAAGAGATGGAAGCTGCACGGAGGTTCTGGCCAGGGGCGGGAGTAGAAGTTCCCGCCTCGTAGGGGCCGCACTCACCGTGGAAGGCCAACCCGTCAGCCGCTGCCATGGTTGTTCAGGGGCGTCACCGCATCCCGCTCTGAAGATAGAGGCCGATCAGGCCCGCGCCCCTCTCGGACCCTATCCCTCAGCCCCGAGCCCTGCCTGGTGGCTAGCAACACCCACCTGGGTTTAAGCTCGCCGTCCAAGTCACCAGGGGCACCCCGCCTTCCTCACCTAAAAGCTACCTTAGCCGGCGTGGCCGAGACTCTCTGCGCATGCGTGGGCCGCCTACCGGTCGGAATCAACACAACTTGGATCAGAAAGCAACATCCGGCGctggtcctttttcttttctcctccggTGGAAAGCCACGTCCGGCAACTCGCACAAGAGGCCTCCCCCACTCCaaccccgccccgccccgggccTTTTACTTCAGGTACCTGGCGTTTCTCTTCGGATGAAGGACCCCAGGCCGGAAGAGGATGATCACGGCTGCTCTGAAGAGATTTTGGTCCCGAGGCCGTGAAGAAGCGGGCGTTGAGGCTGGAAATGCGGCCGCGGCAGTGAAGCCAAGCGTGTGGGCGCGGCTGGGTGAGTAGGAGTGGAAGGCAGCGGGGTGGGTCCCCGCAGCGGCTGAACGACTCTGACGGCGTTTCTTTCCCCTCAGGCGACTGGGCCCGCGCGCTGCTCCGGGACTACGCAGAGGCTTGCCGGGACGCTGTGGCTGCGGCGCGGGCTCGGCCCGGGCGCGCGGCAGTGTACGTGGGGCTGCTGGGCGGGGCGGCAGCCTGCTGCGCCTTGGCGCCGAGCGAGGCGGCCTTCGAGGAGGCGCTGCTCGATGCGTCAGGGACTGTCCTACTGCTGGCGCCGGCCACGCGCAACCGCGACTCCGAAGGTTTCGTGCAGCGGCTCCTCTGGCTGCGGGGCCTTGGTCGCCTGCGCCATGTGAATCTGGGGCTCTGCTCGCTCGTGTACGAGGCGCCCTTCGACTCCCAGGCCAGCCTGTACCAGGCCCGCTGCCGCTACCTGCAGCCCCGCTGGGTCGACTTTCCCGGCCGAATCCTGGATGTGGGCTTTGTGGGCCACTGGTGGGTACTGGGCGCCCGAATGCGCGACTGCGACATCAACGATGACGAGTTTCTGCATCTGCCGGCACACTTGCGCGTCGTCGGACCCCACCAGCTGCACTCCGAGGCCAACGAGCGGCTCTTCGATGAGAAGTACAAGCCTGTAGTGCTCACCGACGATCAGGTGGACCAGGCGCTGTGGGAGGAGCAGGTgttgcaaaaggagaaaaaggacagACTTGTCCTGAGCCAGGCCGACTCGCTGGTGCAGTCGCAGGTCGCAAGATGAAACCCAGTGAGGCGTGAGGCGTGAGGCCTGACTGGGGTCTGAGCCCTGGCCAGAATGTGCAGTTGATGAGAGTGAGACACAGACAAATTATATGCACTGTTTTCTCGATGCTGCTGTTGAAAACAAGTTTGGGGAGCTAGACTCCCTATCTCTTTGTTCCTTTTAGCGAAGCTAGTTCAGTCTTGTTGGTCTAGGAATTGGATAGAGCAGAGTTGCCTATGTAATGTTTATCACTGCCAGAACTAGTAATGAGCCTTTTACATACGCCTTTTTCTGTCTGGGAGTGCAGTAGTTCAGGCGGTAAAGCACTTACCCCCAGCATGCCTAAAGCCCTGGCTTGGATCCCCTctatcacaaaaacaaaagaaaaatacttcatCCTTTCTCACCGTGAGACACAATCCCCTTGACAGAGGTACTACATTGGTCAGGTGACTCCCAAACTCTCTTCTAAgaccattcatattttctttttttatttctgtgtgtttccctccttttgttcttttttatgagtaacgttttgttttgatttttaaaatattttgagtcaggtggtggtacacacctctatatgagctactctggagactaaggcaggagaattgctggtctgaaaccagcctgggcagcttaatggcacctcccaaaataaaaagggctgggaatgttgctcagtggtagcgcactggcagtgtgagtgaggccctggcttcaaatTCCACaaccacaaaataaagtaaaacactattttgaaataattatagccTCACAGGATGCtggtaaaataattttgtatactCTTCATCCAGTTTCCTTAAATGGTATTGTTTTATACAATACAGAACCCAGGATATTGATATTGGTGTAACTGTTTGGTTACGAAAGGGAAATGTTTTTGTAAAAACAACCTGGTTTTACTGTATGTCTGTTGACAGTGATTGGAAAAGACTtggaaggaaaagtaggtcctgATCTCAGAATCTGTATCTAATTTTAATCCTTCAGGTACCCTGAAAACAGAATTCTTTGGAAAGGAATAAGTTCAAGTATGTAGTTGGTACTTAGCTAGGTTATGGTAGTCACACCTTTTAAACTAAAGTATTCGGGGAATGAGCTGCCTCCATCACCTTTGTGGCCTGTTGCTAGTTAATAAAACCAGGAGATAAAACAGTGATCTTTGTTGTtatgggttttttggttttgttttgtttttgtggtgctggggatccaaccacAAGCCTCACACATACTGAACAcataccctaccactgagctacacccccaacccttgtGATGTTTGCTTTTGTGTGTTTTGTCACTTTTAAGTTTTTGGCACTTGGACCTTCCATTCAAAATGTAGATACACTGAACACGTGATAGttctt from Sciurus carolinensis chromosome 17, mSciCar1.2, whole genome shotgun sequence encodes the following:
- the Timm29 gene encoding mitochondrial import inner membrane translocase subunit Tim29; translation: MITAALKRFWSRGREEAGVEAGNAAAAVKPSVWARLGDWARALLRDYAEACRDAVAAARARPGRAAVYVGLLGGAAACCALAPSEAAFEEALLDASGTVLLLAPATRNRDSEGFVQRLLWLRGLGRLRHVNLGLCSLVYEAPFDSQASLYQARCRYLQPRWVDFPGRILDVGFVGHWWVLGARMRDCDINDDEFLHLPAHLRVVGPHQLHSEANERLFDEKYKPVVLTDDQVDQALWEEQVLQKEKKDRLVLSQADSLVQSQVAR